In one Butyrivibrio proteoclasticus B316 genomic region, the following are encoded:
- a CDS encoding diguanylate cyclase domain-containing protein produces the protein MTKQKSVTLGLITFVVTLIITVGLAGLYINRTSSSRKERASFIADSIGNRIEAEIDNREYIARVFEIQLKSDKGQLSQDSFYDISDALFNDYLDVIDISLAPGGVVEYIYPATSSLHRGTNFFEDERYGIYADYSKMSKVSVIISPATLNDDTKGIIVTKPIYLDDDSFWGFATITVDETAFMTDASVFRLADEGYEYELIGNNVISGENRVIVTDSEKEIPNPVQAMISTVGGGYWTLYIAPVKRWIRWPEVLSAFAIALVISALAALFMYAYMNMQANAKELEVLSYRDALTNLYNPRSYHEHMDELSKKKLPYGIIYMDLNDFKMVNDTYGHDTGDALLNIVAKRLQNSIREKDRAFRIGGDEFVVVIHGTHDKKFYESVISRMRQNVARDVVVGEITLKVSISAGFARCPEDGTKLEDVIKIADDAMYYNKRLLKARRAQENGEGQVSSRDIR, from the coding sequence ATGACTAAACAAAAAAGCGTTACCTTAGGTCTTATTACATTCGTTGTTACGCTGATCATTACAGTAGGTCTGGCTGGTCTGTATATAAACAGGACTTCTAGCTCCCGCAAAGAGAGGGCTAGCTTCATTGCGGATTCTATTGGAAACAGGATAGAAGCTGAAATCGACAACAGAGAATATATAGCCAGAGTTTTTGAGATACAGTTAAAGAGCGATAAGGGACAGCTTTCTCAGGATAGCTTTTACGATATTTCGGACGCACTTTTTAACGACTACCTTGATGTCATCGACATATCACTTGCACCTGGCGGAGTAGTTGAGTATATCTATCCTGCGACATCTTCTCTCCACAGAGGGACTAATTTCTTTGAAGATGAAAGGTATGGAATTTACGCTGACTATAGCAAGATGTCCAAGGTGTCTGTCATCATTTCTCCGGCAACCTTAAATGACGATACCAAGGGGATCATCGTAACCAAGCCAATTTACCTGGACGATGACTCTTTCTGGGGCTTTGCAACAATAACGGTTGACGAAACAGCGTTCATGACTGACGCCAGTGTCTTCCGACTTGCTGATGAAGGCTATGAATACGAGCTTATCGGTAATAACGTTATAAGTGGCGAGAACAGGGTGATCGTAACAGATTCGGAAAAAGAGATACCTAATCCGGTTCAGGCAATGATCAGCACAGTTGGCGGTGGTTACTGGACTTTATACATAGCTCCTGTAAAGAGGTGGATCAGATGGCCCGAGGTGCTGAGCGCCTTTGCCATTGCACTTGTTATAAGTGCTCTTGCAGCACTGTTTATGTATGCTTACATGAACATGCAGGCTAATGCCAAGGAACTTGAGGTGCTTTCTTACAGAGATGCACTTACAAATCTCTACAATCCCAGAAGCTATCATGAGCATATGGATGAGCTCAGTAAAAAGAAACTTCCATATGGCATCATTTATATGGATCTAAATGACTTTAAGATGGTCAATGATACTTATGGACATGATACGGGAGATGCTCTTTTGAACATTGTTGCCAAGAGGCTTCAGAACAGCATCAGAGAAAAAGACAGAGCTTTCAGAATTGGTGGTGACGAATTCGTAGTCGTTATTCACGGAACTCACGATAAAAAATTCTATGAAAGCGTTATTTCCAGAATGAGACAGAATGTCGCAAGGGATGTAGTGGTCGGCGAGATTACTCTCAAAGTTTCAATAAGCGCCGGATTTGCAAGATGTCCGGAGGATGGCACCAAGCTTGAAGATGTTATCAAGATAGCTGATGATGCCATGTACTACAACAAGAGACTTCTAAAAGCAAGACGTGCCCAGGAAAATGGGGAGGGGCAGGTTTCATCAAGAGACATAAGATGA
- a CDS encoding type II 3-dehydroquinate dehydratase, whose protein sequence is MKILVINGPNLNFLGIREKAVYGNQDYNYLCQMIRDKAAADGDEVELFQSNHEGAIIDRIQEAYSDGTDGIVINPGAYTHYSFAIHDALKSIENITKVEIHISDIQSREEFRKVSVTAPACDKQIYGHGLNGYLEAMDYIRENN, encoded by the coding sequence ATGAAAATATTAGTGATCAATGGACCCAATTTGAATTTTCTGGGAATCAGAGAAAAGGCAGTTTACGGCAATCAGGATTATAACTATTTGTGTCAAATGATCAGGGACAAGGCAGCAGCTGATGGAGATGAGGTTGAGCTGTTTCAGTCCAATCATGAAGGGGCAATAATTGACAGGATTCAGGAAGCCTACAGCGATGGAACAGATGGAATAGTGATAAATCCGGGTGCATACACTCACTATAGCTTCGCAATCCATGATGCCCTCAAGAGTATAGAGAATATTACCAAAGTTGAGATACATATTTCTGACATTCAGTCCAGGGAGGAGTTCCGCAAGGTCTCAGTGACAGCACCTGCCTGTGACAAGCAGATTTATGGACATGGACTTAACGGATACCTTGAGGCGATGGACTATATTCGCGAAAATAACTGA
- a CDS encoding ATP-binding protein — protein sequence MSFHDGKQKMLGIEKYKKSTVAIVSIIGIISLVFLGVACCHASLYGEKMTIASDSVIIFTFSILPFLLIGGLYGYLISSIVFSIAFVCSLVYNMDNAYKMAIYLVPMLCFSFFGQYLWFRTVKKTILSAFFTLVLTALVELLCISLVAQNSYAPGQLMNLWKYLLREVIVIFGTAFFFYLYYSKTRDFWKYPFPVGVAYTGYYQEEEVRKQLRKTKVSYKITAIIIAVEVLLGIFVAFFMVALFPDIKEMFAQGMNRAPILSSDEAKDMVQHIENMNFTLDATAISYDLKMLLLMLCSGVPMAGIANFYTKTAIGAPLGNMSDFMREYAESDDKKKIEVGRRIEEIPVKSHDEIRVMYESIKATVYAIENYITRINEEYEIEKELEVAREASEAKSAFLSNMSHEIRTPINAVLGLNEMIVRESEDPQILEYANSVKSAGNSLLGIVNDILDFSKIEAGKMDILPVEYHLSSTINDLVNLIAVKAEDKHLELKFNIDKTLPTQLIGDEIRIKQCVTNILTNAVKYTEKGSVSLNISYRKDGEDSIYLRFQVIDTGIGIKEEDLEKLYSPFERIEETRNRSIEGTGLGMSIVKNLLALMGSRLEVKSVYGEGSDFSFEVKQQVSSWEELGDFRERYREYLGNVQKYHESFVAPDAHILVVDDTPINLTVVKGLLKATRIHVDTAESGMETLELVRKKKYDAILLDHRMPEMDGIQTLEALKKMKDNLSIDAPLIALTANAGAGAREEYVAAGFNDYLSKPVNSEALESMLKEYLPKDKVRECNSTYEENESAGKAAKYNVSEFNGDDDQAGNNTGIIDTEDNSDIYDVLYRLQGIDLTEAEKNCGSLETLKEVVKEFLTTIDTKADSIEKFASEKDYRNYTILVHALKSSARLIGATELSQMAAHLEECGNNEDEEQIREKTPQLLELFRSYNEKLSAIVPDASEDDLPEIEEKDLKNAFRDMRELLEAYDFDTADGIMDMLAGYRIPDSYKDKFDEVKKLMSAVDRDALIVLLEE from the coding sequence ATGTCTTTTCACGATGGGAAACAGAAGATGCTAGGTATAGAAAAATATAAAAAATCCACAGTGGCAATTGTTTCAATAATAGGAATTATCAGCCTTGTCTTCTTGGGAGTTGCATGTTGTCATGCTTCTCTTTATGGTGAAAAGATGACAATTGCTTCTGATTCAGTAATAATCTTCACATTCTCAATTCTGCCATTTTTACTTATTGGCGGGCTTTATGGATATCTTATATCATCTATTGTATTCTCGATAGCCTTTGTATGCTCGCTTGTCTACAATATGGATAATGCATACAAGATGGCTATTTATCTTGTTCCAATGCTGTGTTTTTCCTTCTTTGGGCAATATCTGTGGTTTCGGACTGTTAAAAAAACAATCCTAAGCGCCTTTTTTACTCTGGTGCTTACTGCCTTAGTAGAACTACTCTGCATTTCTCTGGTTGCGCAAAATTCCTATGCTCCGGGGCAGCTTATGAATCTTTGGAAATATCTTCTTAGAGAAGTGATCGTAATATTTGGAACTGCATTCTTTTTCTATTTATACTATTCCAAGACGAGGGATTTCTGGAAATACCCATTCCCCGTGGGAGTAGCATATACAGGCTACTATCAAGAGGAAGAGGTTAGAAAGCAGCTTAGAAAAACCAAAGTCAGCTATAAGATAACCGCAATAATCATAGCAGTAGAAGTGCTGCTGGGCATATTTGTGGCATTTTTCATGGTAGCTCTTTTCCCTGACATCAAAGAAATGTTCGCCCAGGGCATGAATAGAGCGCCAATTCTGTCTTCTGACGAAGCGAAAGATATGGTTCAGCATATTGAGAATATGAATTTTACGCTTGATGCTACGGCTATCAGCTATGACCTCAAGATGCTACTTTTGATGTTGTGTTCCGGAGTACCTATGGCGGGGATTGCAAACTTTTACACCAAGACAGCCATCGGAGCACCTCTTGGCAATATGTCTGATTTCATGCGGGAATACGCAGAGTCTGATGATAAGAAAAAAATCGAAGTAGGGCGCAGGATCGAAGAAATACCTGTAAAGTCTCACGACGAGATCAGAGTCATGTATGAGTCGATAAAAGCCACTGTTTACGCCATTGAGAACTATATCACAAGGATCAATGAAGAATATGAAATTGAAAAAGAGCTTGAAGTTGCAAGAGAAGCTTCTGAGGCTAAATCAGCATTTCTCTCAAATATGTCCCATGAGATCAGGACGCCTATAAATGCCGTGCTGGGTCTTAATGAGATGATCGTCAGAGAAAGCGAGGATCCTCAGATACTTGAGTATGCAAACAGTGTCAAGAGTGCAGGCAATTCTCTTCTTGGAATTGTTAATGATATTCTTGATTTTTCCAAGATTGAAGCCGGCAAGATGGATATTTTACCCGTGGAATATCACTTGAGCTCAACTATAAATGACCTTGTGAACCTCATAGCTGTCAAGGCAGAAGATAAGCATCTCGAACTTAAATTCAATATCGATAAAACCCTGCCAACGCAGCTTATTGGCGATGAAATTAGAATAAAGCAGTGCGTGACTAACATTCTGACAAATGCTGTTAAATATACGGAAAAAGGTAGTGTGTCCCTGAATATTTCTTACCGAAAGGATGGCGAAGACAGTATTTATCTGAGATTTCAGGTGATAGACACAGGAATAGGAATTAAAGAAGAAGATCTTGAAAAACTCTACTCCCCATTTGAGAGAATTGAGGAAACACGCAACCGCTCAATCGAAGGTACAGGCCTTGGAATGAGTATTGTTAAAAACCTGCTCGCCCTTATGGGAAGCAGGCTTGAAGTTAAAAGCGTATACGGAGAAGGCTCAGACTTTTCTTTTGAAGTAAAACAGCAGGTGTCATCCTGGGAAGAACTTGGAGACTTTAGAGAAAGATACAGAGAGTACCTTGGAAATGTACAGAAATACCATGAAAGCTTCGTTGCCCCGGATGCACATATTCTGGTTGTTGACGATACGCCGATTAATCTTACAGTTGTAAAGGGCCTCCTTAAGGCAACGAGAATACATGTTGACACTGCAGAAAGTGGGATGGAGACACTTGAACTTGTCAGGAAAAAGAAATATGACGCAATTTTATTAGATCACAGAATGCCTGAAATGGACGGAATTCAAACTCTAGAAGCTCTTAAGAAAATGAAGGATAACCTGTCGATCGACGCTCCGCTTATAGCGCTTACTGCCAATGCAGGAGCCGGCGCAAGAGAGGAGTATGTAGCAGCAGGTTTTAACGATTATCTGTCCAAACCTGTTAACAGCGAGGCCTTGGAGAGTATGTTAAAAGAGTATCTTCCTAAGGACAAGGTGCGTGAATGTAATAGCACTTACGAGGAAAATGAGAGCGCTGGCAAAGCTGCAAAATACAATGTGAGCGAATTTAATGGTGATGATGATCAGGCAGGCAACAATACAGGAATAATAGATACAGAGGACAACTCAGATATATATGATGTCCTCTATAGACTCCAGGGCATAGATTTAACAGAAGCTGAGAAAAACTGCGGAAGCCTTGAAACTCTCAAAGAGGTGGTAAAAGAATTCCTTACAACCATTGATACCAAGGCTGATAGCATAGAGAAGTTCGCTTCCGAAAAAGACTATAGAAATTACACTATTCTGGTTCATGCTCTTAAGAGTTCTGCAAGACTAATTGGCGCAACTGAACTGTCCCAGATGGCAGCACACCTTGAAGAGTGCGGAAACAACGAAGATGAAGAGCAGATCCGGGAAAAGACACCTCAGCTACTGGAACTTTTCAGAAGCTATAATGAGAAGCTTTCTGCAATTGTTCCGGATGCTTCTGAGGATGATCTTCCTGAAATAGAGGAAAAAGACCTAAAAAATGCGTTTAGAGATATGAGAGAGTTATTGGAAGCCTATGATTTTGATACAGCAGATGGAATTATGGATATGCTTGCAGGTTATAGGATTCCAGACAGTTATAAGGATAAATTTGATGAAGTCAAAAAGCTGATGTCAGCAGTGGACAGGGATGCACTTATAGTGCTTCTGGAGGAATGA
- a CDS encoding carboxylesterase/lipase family protein has protein sequence MSVFKCDESTIVSTRAGKLQGYYYNGVYVFKGVHYAEAERFMQPTEVKPWEGVADATSYGMVCNLMHQDDPQGELMVPHAYWPMSEHCQNLNIWTTGLGENCKKPVMVWLHGGGFFAGSAIEQLAYEGDAMAINGDVVVVTVNHRLNILGYLDLEPFGDKYKNSANCGNADLVAALKWVHENIAAFGGDPDNVTLFGQSGGGMKVTSLMQTPAADGLFHKAFVMSGVLDFDGFGEQKGGGREIVSGMLRELGLTDKDVSKLETLPYPELVSAYEKAAEKITDPTVYRGMAPMVNDYYLGEPHHIGFTEHAGTIPMMIGTVIGEFAFQPLFFNKYEMTEDEQRALVQEKYHEYTDEMIRLFKKAYPGKKITDLISLDYMFRIPTMKLIAEASKRKEANVYSYMFAYEFPIQNGKIAWHCSDIPFVFHNIERVPSANVEGVSDKLQEQIFACVMSFARTGDPNNDKISEWPASKENDEATFVFDKECECRHNYDHELVRLGQEAVSKYSVGEFGNVQH, from the coding sequence ATGAGTGTGTTTAAATGTGATGAAAGTACAATAGTTAGTACAAGAGCAGGTAAACTGCAGGGGTACTATTATAATGGAGTTTACGTATTTAAGGGCGTTCACTATGCTGAAGCTGAGAGGTTCATGCAGCCAACAGAAGTTAAGCCCTGGGAGGGTGTCGCAGATGCGACCAGCTATGGAATGGTCTGCAACCTCATGCATCAGGATGATCCGCAGGGGGAGCTGATGGTGCCACATGCCTACTGGCCTATGTCTGAGCACTGCCAGAATCTTAATATATGGACAACCGGGCTTGGTGAGAATTGCAAGAAGCCGGTTATGGTATGGCTTCACGGCGGCGGTTTTTTTGCTGGTTCTGCGATTGAACAGCTGGCCTACGAAGGGGATGCCATGGCTATAAATGGAGATGTGGTCGTAGTAACTGTCAACCACAGACTCAATATTCTGGGATATCTGGACCTTGAACCTTTTGGTGATAAATACAAGAATTCAGCAAATTGTGGAAATGCTGATCTGGTTGCAGCTCTTAAGTGGGTACATGAGAATATTGCGGCTTTTGGTGGAGACCCTGACAACGTTACGTTGTTTGGACAGTCGGGCGGCGGAATGAAGGTTACTTCTCTTATGCAGACGCCGGCAGCAGACGGGCTCTTTCACAAGGCATTTGTAATGAGCGGAGTTCTCGACTTTGACGGTTTTGGCGAGCAAAAGGGCGGTGGAAGAGAGATTGTTTCAGGAATGCTGAGGGAACTTGGACTTACTGATAAGGATGTGTCCAAACTGGAAACTTTGCCATATCCTGAGCTTGTAAGTGCCTATGAAAAGGCAGCAGAGAAGATAACTGATCCGACTGTGTACAGAGGAATGGCTCCTATGGTCAATGACTATTATCTAGGAGAGCCTCATCACATTGGCTTTACAGAGCATGCGGGGACTATTCCTATGATGATTGGAACAGTTATTGGTGAATTTGCTTTCCAGCCTCTTTTCTTTAATAAATATGAGATGACGGAGGATGAGCAGAGAGCTCTTGTTCAGGAAAAATATCACGAATATACCGACGAGATGATAAGGCTGTTTAAAAAGGCTTATCCGGGCAAGAAGATAACTGATCTTATTTCACTGGATTACATGTTCAGAATTCCTACAATGAAGCTGATTGCTGAGGCATCCAAGAGAAAAGAAGCCAATGTCTATTCTTATATGTTTGCCTATGAGTTTCCGATTCAGAACGGCAAGATAGCATGGCACTGTTCGGATATTCCTTTTGTATTCCACAACATAGAAAGGGTTCCGTCTGCTAATGTGGAAGGAGTATCTGACAAGCTTCAGGAGCAGATTTTTGCCTGCGTTATGTCTTTTGCCAGAACAGGAGATCCGAATAACGACAAGATTAGTGAATGGCCTGCGTCAAAAGAAAATGATGAAGCAACATTTGTCTTTGACAAAGAATGCGAATGCAGACATAATTATGACCATGAGTTAGTCAGACTCGGGCAGGAGGCAGTTTCCAAATACAGCGTGGGCGAGTTTGGAAATGTCCAGCATTGA
- a CDS encoding sensor domain-containing phosphodiesterase gives MAQGTYDTINRIFDTFAVTSRSRYVYVFDMGKNISRWSLNAVDYFGLTGEYIYNASSVWENRIHPDDRDNYNEYIQASFAGKKVNPNIEYRARNKNGEYVVCSCRGVVIKDYAGKPVFYACSIINKGIVDNNDPITLLPNHYEMLNHMRQLKLKKKEYAILMMNFMDFGDINRRYGYAIGNNILRATAKKLIDEAKDIGKVYRGEGTTLALISESMTIDDIKKFYGRMRSFTRDALAIGGKKVGAEIGGGVILAADFEVDEHSIYTSAKYALNFSKHQRHGNLIIFHNDELDNKKSNIDMVDAIRNSVINGMEGFYLEYQPIVSSVDGRLVGMEVFVRWQKEPFGSVSPAEFVPWLENDQVFYNLGNWILENALRDALEIRMRLKDFYLSVNLAFMQLERSEFRTTLIDILRKTGYPSTGLCLELTSGSRQLSIEHLESQVEFLKACGVKIGLDVTDFASLDYVRQLPIDLVNIVPALTENIGKNVTNKYVIESITSFTHRLHIRTCFTGIEDEETAQVAKQYPVSDLMGYYYGRPCKIDKFKELDLYKKAL, from the coding sequence ATGGCTCAGGGGACATACGACACAATTAACAGGATCTTCGATACTTTCGCTGTTACATCAAGAAGCCGATACGTTTATGTCTTTGATATGGGGAAAAATATTTCCAGATGGTCATTAAACGCAGTCGATTACTTCGGACTTACAGGAGAGTATATTTACAACGCATCATCTGTTTGGGAGAACAGGATCCATCCCGATGACAGGGATAATTACAATGAATACATACAGGCCAGCTTTGCCGGTAAAAAAGTTAATCCAAACATAGAATACAGAGCCAGAAATAAAAATGGTGAGTATGTAGTCTGCTCCTGCAGAGGAGTTGTAATTAAAGACTACGCCGGCAAACCTGTTTTTTACGCCTGCTCAATTATCAACAAGGGAATAGTTGATAACAATGACCCGATAACTCTTTTACCAAATCATTATGAGATGCTCAATCACATGAGGCAGCTCAAGCTCAAGAAAAAAGAGTACGCCATACTCATGATGAACTTCATGGACTTTGGTGATATCAACCGAAGATATGGCTATGCTATTGGTAATAACATCCTGAGAGCTACAGCTAAAAAGCTTATTGATGAAGCCAAGGATATAGGTAAAGTGTACAGAGGTGAAGGAACTACCCTTGCTCTGATATCTGAGTCCATGACTATAGATGACATCAAGAAATTCTACGGCCGCATGAGGTCTTTTACCAGAGATGCCCTTGCAATTGGAGGTAAAAAAGTTGGAGCTGAAATAGGCGGTGGCGTAATACTTGCGGCGGATTTTGAAGTAGATGAACACTCGATTTATACAAGCGCCAAGTATGCACTTAATTTCTCCAAGCATCAAAGGCACGGAAATCTGATCATTTTCCATAACGATGAGCTGGATAATAAAAAGAGCAACATCGACATGGTTGATGCGATCAGAAACAGCGTAATAAACGGAATGGAAGGCTTTTATCTGGAGTATCAGCCTATAGTCTCATCTGTGGACGGAAGGCTGGTTGGAATGGAAGTCTTTGTGAGATGGCAGAAGGAGCCTTTTGGAAGTGTCTCGCCTGCTGAGTTTGTTCCGTGGCTTGAAAATGATCAGGTCTTTTACAATCTGGGCAACTGGATACTTGAAAATGCTCTTAGAGATGCGCTTGAGATCAGGATGAGGTTAAAAGATTTCTATCTTAGCGTTAATCTGGCCTTTATGCAGCTTGAGAGGTCTGAGTTTAGAACAACACTTATTGACATTCTCAGGAAGACCGGATATCCTTCTACAGGATTATGCCTTGAACTTACTTCCGGCAGCAGACAGCTTTCTATTGAGCATCTCGAGAGCCAGGTTGAATTTTTGAAGGCATGCGGAGTCAAGATTGGACTTGATGTTACCGATTTTGCATCACTTGATTATGTGAGGCAGCTGCCGATAGATTTAGTTAATATCGTTCCTGCTCTTACAGAGAATATAGGCAAGAATGTTACCAATAAATATGTGATAGAGAGCATTACCTCTTTTACCCACAGGCTTCATATCAGAACCTGCTTTACGGGAATCGAGGATGAGGAAACTGCTCAGGTTGCCAAGCAATATCCGGTGTCGGACCTTATGGGCTATTATTATGGAAGGCCCTGCAAGATAGACAAATTCAAGGAACTTGACCTGTACAAAAAAGCTTTGTAA
- a CDS encoding DUF1961 family protein, translated as MRLESELGPDEGQKANFVLWCKVSFPSDVAIEWEFRPIKEPGLAMLFFAAKGKNGASVFDESLSLRTGEYHQYHSGDINAFHVSYFRRKEDNERAFHTCNLRKSYGFNLVAQGADPIPDASIDSPWYSMRLLKQAGKVKFFINHLQIFEFDDDGLSYGDILTSGCIGFRQLAPLVAEYRNLRVTWI; from the coding sequence ATGAGGCTTGAGAGCGAGCTTGGACCTGATGAGGGGCAGAAAGCCAACTTTGTACTGTGGTGCAAGGTGTCTTTCCCCTCAGATGTGGCTATTGAATGGGAGTTTAGACCAATCAAAGAGCCGGGACTTGCCATGCTTTTCTTTGCAGCCAAGGGAAAAAATGGCGCATCTGTTTTTGATGAATCGCTGAGCCTCAGGACCGGCGAATATCATCAGTATCACAGCGGAGACATCAATGCTTTTCATGTCTCATATTTCAGAAGAAAAGAGGATAATGAGAGAGCCTTTCACACCTGCAATCTGCGAAAGAGCTATGGCTTTAATCTGGTTGCTCAGGGAGCAGATCCAATACCTGATGCAAGCATAGATTCGCCCTGGTACTCAATGAGGCTTTTAAAACAGGCGGGTAAGGTCAAGTTCTTTATAAATCATCTGCAAATATTCGAATTTGATGATGATGGTCTAAGCTACGGAGATATACTCACAAGCGGATGTATTGGTTTCAGACAGCTTGCACCGCTGGTCGCTGAATACCGTAATCTTCGCGTGACCTGGATCTGA
- a CDS encoding response regulator codes for MEKRVLLIGSGKSFMVSSIAKELKEEGFGVVQALPDVTEIEHLEDKPNVYLIYVDDLDEMMEFLVYLRDKSIERDLSISVIGSPDEIEKIYGIISKDKISLVFERPVNVKELARQMNKVVENEDARNQKKRILVVDDDGTMLRTIKSWLSEKYQVFMVNSGMTAITFLAKNKVDLILLDYEMPVTPGPKVLEMLRSESFTSDIPVMFLTVKGDKESVMQVLALKPEKYLLKTMPPAELVANIDEFFENQKIKSMQLQ; via the coding sequence ATGGAAAAAAGAGTACTCTTAATAGGAAGTGGCAAGAGCTTCATGGTAAGTTCCATAGCAAAAGAACTTAAAGAAGAGGGCTTTGGAGTAGTGCAGGCTCTGCCTGACGTCACAGAAATTGAACATCTTGAAGACAAGCCCAATGTTTATCTTATCTATGTGGATGATCTGGATGAGATGATGGAATTTCTCGTATATCTGCGCGATAAGAGCATTGAGCGTGATCTTTCCATAAGTGTCATAGGTTCACCGGATGAAATAGAGAAAATCTACGGCATTATTAGTAAAGATAAGATATCACTTGTATTTGAGCGCCCTGTCAATGTTAAAGAGCTCGCAAGGCAGATGAACAAGGTGGTTGAAAATGAAGATGCCCGAAATCAGAAAAAGAGAATTCTGGTCGTGGATGATGATGGTACAATGCTCAGAACAATAAAGAGCTGGCTATCTGAGAAATATCAGGTATTTATGGTCAATTCCGGAATGACAGCTATTACTTTTCTTGCCAAAAACAAGGTAGACTTAATTCTCCTTGACTATGAGATGCCTGTAACTCCTGGACCTAAGGTACTTGAGATGCTCAGAAGTGAGTCTTTTACAAGTGACATTCCGGTGATGTTTCTGACTGTCAAGGGTGACAAGGAAAGCGTCATGCAGGTTCTGGCTCTAAAACCTGAGAAATATCTTTTAAAAACCATGCCACCAGCTGAACTCGTAGCAAATATTGATGAGTTCTTTGAAAACCAGAAGATTAAATCTATGCAGCTGCAGTGA
- a CDS encoding YesU family protein: MSKLIYENPLDSEKCLKDFVLEGRAISLFPEES; this comes from the coding sequence ATGTCGAAACTAATATATGAGAATCCACTTGATTCAGAAAAATGTCTCAAGGACTTTGTGCTGGAAGGAAGAGCAATATCTCTTTTTCCAGAGGAGTCATGA